The Sorangiineae bacterium MSr11367 genome window below encodes:
- a CDS encoding alpha/beta hydrolase, whose product MRSAAFAAFFLVCCAPAHPPATHAEHRADDRVMRIERRDATVESDPGIRIAVREVVAVGGSAPRRVPVILVHGLGGGGVTSFDSPVAGYSLAEDLARAGHAVIVLDVRGWERSTRPPALEAPAAVNPPAVPSEEAVRDIGAVVASVRAREHGPVALFGWATGGHWVGMYAATHPDAVSHIVLLNTIYGTPGAWPMRAMLEDSDRPGEFARSLGAYNARDTRSMLRSWDAAIPAADKTSWRDPQVAEAYASGAVASDPTSSQRTPPSVRLPNGPLRDSYLLAGGTKFWRAGDIRSATLLVRSELDHWSRPEDVAALQRELGHARRVETRMLPQATHFVFLDRPEHGRREFVDAVEKFLAQP is encoded by the coding sequence ATGCGATCTGCGGCCTTTGCGGCGTTCTTTCTCGTTTGCTGCGCGCCTGCGCACCCGCCGGCCACCCACGCCGAGCATCGTGCCGACGACCGCGTGATGCGAATCGAGCGACGGGATGCCACGGTGGAAAGCGACCCGGGTATCCGGATCGCGGTACGCGAGGTCGTCGCCGTCGGGGGCTCCGCTCCCCGGCGCGTGCCGGTCATCCTCGTCCATGGCCTCGGCGGAGGCGGTGTCACGTCGTTCGATTCACCGGTTGCAGGCTACTCGCTCGCCGAGGACCTCGCCCGCGCCGGCCATGCCGTGATCGTGCTCGACGTGCGAGGCTGGGAGCGCTCGACGCGCCCGCCCGCGCTCGAGGCGCCGGCCGCCGTGAACCCTCCGGCGGTGCCGTCCGAGGAAGCGGTCCGCGACATCGGCGCCGTCGTGGCGTCGGTCCGGGCGCGTGAACATGGCCCGGTCGCACTCTTTGGCTGGGCAACGGGCGGGCATTGGGTCGGGATGTACGCAGCGACCCATCCGGATGCGGTCAGCCACATCGTCTTGCTCAACACGATCTACGGCACGCCCGGCGCGTGGCCGATGCGCGCGATGCTCGAAGACTCGGACCGCCCGGGCGAGTTCGCGCGTTCTCTGGGGGCGTACAACGCGCGCGATACCCGGAGCATGCTGCGCAGCTGGGACGCGGCCATCCCGGCCGCCGACAAGACGAGCTGGCGCGATCCGCAGGTCGCCGAGGCCTACGCATCGGGCGCGGTCGCGAGCGACCCAACGTCCTCGCAGCGCACACCGCCCAGCGTGCGCCTGCCGAACGGCCCACTGCGCGACAGCTACCTCCTCGCGGGCGGTACCAAGTTCTGGCGGGCCGGCGACATTCGGTCGGCCACGCTGCTGGTGCGCAGCGAGCTCGATCACTGGTCGCGCCCCGAAGACGTCGCGGCGCTGCAGCGCGAACTCGGGCATGCGCGCCGCGTCGAAACGCGGATGCTGCCGCAGGCCACCCATTTCGTCTTCCTCGACCGCCCCGAGCATGGCCGCCGGGAGTTCGTCGACGCGGTCGAAAAATTCCTCGCGCAGCCGTGA
- a CDS encoding caspase family protein: MTLSRFSLIFSAAAALVASLFASNASATPPARVRRIAVLIGANSPPRGRTPLRFALDDANRMGAVLERVGRFAHGDVHVLLEPSPAEIERVLDAVAVQVGAAAAAAEDTLFVFYYSGHSDGQMLFPHGEMMPLAALRDRLAHINARVRVGILDTCRGGTWTQSKGVSVGPPLEPADLAALTSEGSALVSSSSGFENAHEADLVRGSFFTHHLAAGLLGAADRTGDGSITLQEAFDYAKERTIRDSARFAMVTQHPSFDVQLRGRQDVVLTQVASSPSALELQQTEGPLEVIHLSSGITIAELSAGQRQLRLALPPGRYMVRRVQNGRVHAKEIDVRAGSVVTLAEGQLEASGTERLAMKGDGEAASPPISTASTMPKGWFEARLALGMGIGPSRTWGEPSYDAYEGYRAENDKSVYLPLTEERYSSRGFDLIGTLTYGITDRLSWTIPVPAFAYRFGEAGKFEVIARAGLTGFNYARVLLATPDVGVAARAWTRYDQSIIVSLVARSRMGIKTEDHPGQAPTTWGGTAAAGYSWTIRNSVTLNAAVGITSDVRLGGREVYAGYEPLITPEPLLVIGSVQSLGYRALPLVQAHFSPRFSIDGYMSFGFDLTGNRQLRERYLVGLTWNF, encoded by the coding sequence ATGACGTTGTCTCGTTTCTCATTGATATTCTCGGCCGCGGCGGCGCTCGTCGCGAGTCTTTTTGCCTCGAATGCGTCCGCGACGCCGCCGGCGCGGGTGCGCCGCATTGCCGTTCTCATTGGTGCGAATTCTCCGCCTCGCGGCCGAACTCCCCTGCGCTTCGCGCTCGATGATGCGAATCGCATGGGGGCGGTCCTCGAGCGTGTCGGCCGGTTCGCGCACGGCGACGTGCACGTTCTCTTGGAGCCGAGCCCCGCGGAGATCGAGCGCGTCCTCGATGCGGTCGCCGTGCAGGTCGGTGCGGCGGCGGCGGCGGCGGAAGATACGCTCTTCGTCTTCTATTATTCGGGCCATTCCGACGGACAGATGCTTTTCCCGCACGGCGAAATGATGCCCCTCGCCGCGCTCCGCGACCGGCTGGCACACATCAACGCGCGCGTGCGCGTCGGCATTCTCGATACGTGCCGCGGCGGCACGTGGACGCAGAGCAAAGGCGTCTCGGTGGGGCCCCCATTGGAGCCTGCGGATCTCGCGGCCTTGACCAGCGAAGGCTCGGCGCTCGTTTCATCGAGCTCCGGATTCGAGAATGCGCACGAGGCGGATCTCGTTCGTGGCTCGTTCTTCACGCACCATCTTGCAGCGGGCCTTCTCGGCGCCGCGGATCGAACGGGTGACGGGAGCATCACCCTGCAAGAGGCATTCGACTACGCGAAGGAGCGCACCATTCGCGATAGTGCACGCTTTGCCATGGTGACGCAGCATCCGAGCTTCGACGTTCAACTTCGCGGACGCCAGGACGTGGTGCTCACCCAAGTGGCCTCGAGCCCGAGCGCCCTCGAGCTCCAGCAGACGGAGGGCCCCCTCGAAGTCATTCATCTATCGAGCGGCATCACGATCGCCGAACTGTCCGCCGGACAAAGGCAGCTACGTCTCGCGCTTCCGCCAGGACGTTACATGGTCCGGCGCGTGCAAAATGGACGCGTCCACGCGAAAGAGATCGATGTTCGCGCCGGCTCGGTGGTGACGCTCGCCGAGGGACAACTCGAAGCGTCCGGCACCGAACGCCTCGCGATGAAGGGCGATGGCGAGGCGGCATCTCCGCCGATAAGCACGGCGTCGACCATGCCGAAAGGGTGGTTCGAAGCACGACTCGCCCTCGGCATGGGCATAGGTCCGTCGCGCACGTGGGGTGAGCCTTCGTACGATGCGTACGAGGGATACCGCGCCGAAAACGACAAGAGCGTGTACCTCCCATTGACCGAAGAAAGGTACAGCTCCCGCGGCTTCGACCTCATCGGCACCTTGACGTATGGAATCACCGATCGTCTTTCGTGGACCATTCCCGTGCCCGCCTTCGCGTACCGCTTTGGCGAAGCGGGTAAATTCGAGGTCATCGCCCGCGCGGGGCTCACTGGTTTCAACTACGCACGAGTGCTTCTCGCGACACCCGATGTGGGGGTCGCCGCGAGGGCGTGGACTCGGTATGATCAAAGCATCATCGTCAGCCTCGTGGCCCGGAGCCGCATGGGGATCAAGACGGAAGATCACCCCGGTCAGGCGCCAACGACCTGGGGCGGCACCGCCGCCGCCGGATACAGCTGGACGATTCGAAACAGCGTGACGCTCAACGCAGCCGTTGGGATCACGAGCGACGTTCGATTGGGTGGAAGAGAAGTTTACGCCGGCTACGAGCCGTTGATCACACCCGAGCCCCTCCTCGTGATTGGCTCCGTGCAGAGTCTCGGCTATCGGGCGTTGCCGCTGGTGCAGGCGCACTTCTCGCCTCGTTTCTCGATTGATGGGTACATGTCCTTCGGCTTCGATCTCACGGGCAATCGGCAGCTCCGCGAACGGTACCTCGTCGGCCTCACGTGGAATTTCTGA
- a CDS encoding alpha/beta hydrolase: MKYHRLMIAVACVVAGFVTRDAAEAAEATPPAAPIKNIVLVHGAFVDGSGWRPVYDILSRDGYNVSIVQQPLSGLDEDVAATKRIIDRQNGPTILVAHSYGGAIITEAGADPKVAGLVYIAAHAPDQGETETGNGQRYPAAGRDAITKTPDGYTFIDPARYHAEFAADLPYAEAQFEARSQMFTAGKVFSTPIENPAWKVKPSWYMVAQADRIISPELERMYAARAGSHKVEIAGASHSVYRSHPWEVAQLIELAARNAPHGR; the protein is encoded by the coding sequence ATGAAATACCACCGCCTCATGATCGCTGTCGCCTGCGTCGTCGCCGGATTCGTCACTCGGGACGCTGCGGAGGCCGCGGAAGCCACACCGCCGGCCGCGCCCATCAAGAACATCGTCCTGGTGCACGGGGCCTTCGTCGACGGCTCGGGCTGGAGGCCGGTCTACGATATCCTGTCGCGCGACGGGTACAACGTGAGCATCGTGCAGCAGCCGCTCTCCGGATTGGACGAGGACGTGGCCGCCACGAAGCGCATCATCGACCGGCAGAATGGTCCCACCATCCTCGTCGCACACAGTTATGGCGGGGCCATCATCACGGAAGCGGGTGCCGATCCAAAGGTGGCGGGTCTCGTTTACATCGCGGCACACGCACCCGATCAGGGCGAAACGGAAACGGGGAACGGCCAGCGCTATCCGGCCGCCGGGCGCGATGCCATCACCAAGACGCCCGATGGATACACGTTCATCGATCCGGCGCGCTACCACGCCGAGTTTGCCGCCGACCTTCCCTATGCCGAAGCGCAGTTCGAGGCACGCTCCCAGATGTTCACCGCGGGCAAGGTCTTCTCGACCCCCATCGAGAACCCCGCGTGGAAGGTCAAGCCGAGCTGGTACATGGTGGCGCAGGCCGATCGCATCATCAGCCCCGAATTGGAAAGGATGTATGCTGCACGTGCCGGTAGCCACAAAGTGGAAATCGCCGGGGCGAGCCACTCCGTGTACCGCTCGCACCCGTGGGAGGTCGCCCAACTGATCGAACTTGCCGCGCGGAATGCTCCGCACGGCCGCTAA
- a CDS encoding alpha/beta hydrolase — translation MVALNDRLAAQTFGTHEQVVLFVHGGARPELTWSRQAPLADRWRLVIPWRRCFDPSPPGPRQDWEVDARDLREILPQGAHVVAHSYGGVGAAVAVAREPHGVSSLTLIEPPLWFVAEHDPEVARLVRIARTAGDPNADPELRKRFLQLAGLPELHPDTAQLERLARDLRDPAEARPDLDAIRTAGMPTAIVSGGHSVGLERLCDALGEGLGAARVVLPGAGHAVQRTPEFNGWLASFLEKATPAASPFRD, via the coding sequence ATGGTTGCCCTGAACGACCGGCTCGCGGCCCAAACCTTCGGAACCCACGAGCAGGTCGTGCTGTTCGTCCATGGTGGCGCACGGCCCGAGCTCACCTGGTCGCGCCAAGCTCCGCTCGCAGACCGTTGGCGGCTCGTCATCCCGTGGCGCCGTTGCTTCGACCCGAGCCCACCCGGTCCGCGTCAAGATTGGGAAGTCGACGCCCGTGACCTTCGCGAGATCCTGCCGCAGGGGGCCCACGTCGTGGCGCACTCCTATGGCGGTGTCGGCGCGGCGGTCGCGGTCGCACGAGAGCCGCATGGCGTCTCCTCGCTGACCTTGATCGAGCCGCCGCTCTGGTTCGTGGCGGAGCACGATCCGGAGGTCGCGCGCTTGGTGCGCATCGCACGAACCGCGGGCGATCCGAATGCCGATCCGGAGCTTCGCAAGCGCTTCCTGCAGCTGGCAGGCCTTCCCGAGCTTCACCCGGACACCGCGCAGCTCGAACGACTCGCCCGCGACCTGCGGGATCCTGCCGAGGCACGCCCCGACCTCGATGCCATCCGCACGGCGGGCATGCCGACCGCCATCGTATCGGGCGGTCATAGCGTGGGCCTCGAGCGCCTATGCGACGCGCTCGGTGAAGGGCTGGGCGCTGCGCGCGTCGTCCTGCCCGGCGCAGGCCATGCCGTTCAACGAACCCCCGAGTTCAATGGCTGGCTCGCATCGTTTCTCGAGAAGGCAACACCCGCTGCGTCGCCATTTCGGGATTAG